The following coding sequences lie in one Vicugna pacos chromosome 5, VicPac4, whole genome shotgun sequence genomic window:
- the MAIP1 gene encoding m-AAA protease-interacting protein 1, mitochondrial encodes MAQAVCILPRFLLSRPLFGLAARLRTPGSAELRPPLPGLCCFCCRRLGSRAALFPRVSWASAALTLPVRGPGRPLLNPPGLIAALPAFPSCLRRTYSTEEQPQQRQKTKMIILGFSNPINWVRTRIYAFLIWAYFDQEFSIAEFSEGAKQAFAYVSRLLSQCKFDLLEELVAKEALQVLKEKVTSLPDNHKNALAADIDEIVYTSTGDISIYYDEKGRKFVNILMCFWYLTSANIPSETISGASVFQVKLGNQNVETKQLLSASYEFQREFTQGVKPDWTIARIEHPKLIE; translated from the exons ATGGCGCAGGCCGTCTGTATTTTACCCCGGTTTCTACTCTCTCGGCCTCTGTTTGGCTTGGCCGCACGCCTCCGGACTCCCGGTTCGGCTGAGCTGAGGCCGCCGTTGCCTGGCCTTTGCTGCTTCTGCTGCCGCCGCCTCGGCTCCAGAGCGGCCCTATTTCCTCGAGTCTCTTGGGCCTCGGCGGCCTTGACGCTGCCTGTTCGCGGTCCCGGGCGTCCCCTGCTCAACCCTCCGGGACTCATCGCAGCCCTCCCTGCTTTCCCTTCCTGCCTTCGGCGAACCTATAGCACTGAGGAGCAACCCCAGCAGCGCCAGAAAACAAAGATGATCATTCTGGGGTTCTCCAACCCCATCAACTGGGTTCGGACTCGAATTTACGCCTTCCTTATCTGGGCCTATTTCGACCAAGAGTTCAGCATCGCAGAATTCTCCGAGGGAGCGAAGCAG GCTTTTGCTTATGtgtccaggttgctgtcacagtGTAAATTTGATCTGTTGGAAGAACTTGTGGCCAAAGAG GCGCTACAGGTATTGAAAGAAAAGGTTACTTCATTACCTGACAACCATAAAAATGCCCTTGCTGCTGACATAGATGAAATTGTATACACATCAACAGGAGACATCTCTATTTACTACGATGAGAAAG GAAGGAAGTTTGTTAACATCCTGATGTGCTTTTGGTATCTAACCAGTGCCAACATCCCCAGTGAAACTATAAGCGGAGCCAGTGTTTTCCAGGTTAAGTTGGGGAATCAGAACGTGGAAACTAAACAGCTTCTTAGTGCAAGCTATGA
- the TYW5 gene encoding tRNA wybutosine-synthesizing protein 5 isoform X2 yields the protein MAGPRIPVPRLEGVSQEQFMEQLYPQRKPLVLEGIDLGACTSRWTVDYLSQVGGRKEVKIHVAAVAQMDFISKNFVYRTLPFDKLVQRAAEEKHKEFFISEDEKYYLRSLGEDPRKDVADIRKQFPLLEGDIKFPQFFKEEQFFSSVFRISSPGLQLWTHYDVMDNFLIQVTGKKRVVLFSPRDAQYLYLSGTKSEVLNIDNPDLAKYPLFSKARWYECSLKAGDVLFIPALWFHNVISEEFGVGVNVFWKHLPSECYDKTDTYGNKDPTAASRAAQILDRALKTLAELPEEYRDFYARRMVLHIQDKAYSKNFE from the exons ATGGCTGGGCCTCGCATCCCGGTACCCAGGCTGGAGGGAGTTTCGCAGGAGCAATTCATGGAGCAGCTATACCCTCAG AGAAAGCCTCTAGTGTTGGAAGGAATTGATTTGGGGGCATGTACAAGCAGATGGACAGTGGATTACCTAAGCCAAGTTGGAGGGAGGAAAGAGGTGAAGATTCATGTTGCTGCAGTTGCCCAGATGGACTTCATTAGTAAGAACTTTGTATATAG AACTTTACCTTTTGACAAGTTGGTCCAGAGAGCAGCTGAAGAAAAGCATAAAGAATTCTTTATTTCAGAG GATGAGAAGTACTATCTTCGATCACTTGGAGAAGACCCTAGAAAG GATGTTGCAGATATCAGAAAGCAATTTCCTTTATTGGAAGGAGATATTAAGTTTCCACAATTCTTCAAAGAAGAGCAGTTCTTTTCCAGTGTTTTTCGAATTAGCTCACCAGGGTTACAGCTTTGGACCCACTATGAT GTAATGGATAACTTCTTAATACAAGTAACAGGAAAAAAGCGTGTTGTACTGTTCAGTCCACGAGATgcccaatatttatatttatcag GTACTAAATCAGAAGTACTGAATATAGATAACCCAGACTTAGCTAAATATCCACTGTTTTCCAAGGCAAGATGGTATGAATGTTCCCTTAAAGCTGGAGATGTATTATTCATTCCTG cTTTATGGTTCCATAATGTAATTTCTGAAGAGTTTGGAGTGGGAGTGAATGTCTTCTGGAAGCACCTTCCATCTGAATGCTATGATAAAACAGATACCTATGGAAACAAAGATCCCACAGCAGCATCAAGAGCTGCACAAATTTTGGACAGAGCCTTAAAAACCCTGGCTGAATTACCAGAGGAATATAGGGACTTTTATGCCCGGCGAATGGTCTTGCACATTCAAGACAAAGCCTACAGCAAAAactttgaataa
- the TYW5 gene encoding tRNA wybutosine-synthesizing protein 5 isoform X3 — protein sequence MSACRFTRVTEFKGAIFHCTEPNRLKNFHWSWILTNRKPLVLEGIDLGACTSRWTVDYLSQVGGRKEVKIHVAAVAQMDFISKNFVYRTLPFDKLVQRAAEEKHKEFFISEDEKYYLRSLGEDPRKVMDNFLIQVTGKKRVVLFSPRDAQYLYLSGTKSEVLNIDNPDLAKYPLFSKARWYECSLKAGDVLFIPALWFHNVISEEFGVGVNVFWKHLPSECYDKTDTYGNKDPTAASRAAQILDRALKTLAELPEEYRDFYARRMVLHIQDKAYSKNFE from the exons ATGAGCGCCTGTCGGTTTACTCGAGTTACTGAATTCAAAGGAGCAATTTTTCACTGCACTGAGCCGAATCGCCTGAAAAACTTCCACTGGTCTTGGATTCTAACTAAC AGAAAGCCTCTAGTGTTGGAAGGAATTGATTTGGGGGCATGTACAAGCAGATGGACAGTGGATTACCTAAGCCAAGTTGGAGGGAGGAAAGAGGTGAAGATTCATGTTGCTGCAGTTGCCCAGATGGACTTCATTAGTAAGAACTTTGTATATAG AACTTTACCTTTTGACAAGTTGGTCCAGAGAGCAGCTGAAGAAAAGCATAAAGAATTCTTTATTTCAGAG GATGAGAAGTACTATCTTCGATCACTTGGAGAAGACCCTAGAAAG GTAATGGATAACTTCTTAATACAAGTAACAGGAAAAAAGCGTGTTGTACTGTTCAGTCCACGAGATgcccaatatttatatttatcag GTACTAAATCAGAAGTACTGAATATAGATAACCCAGACTTAGCTAAATATCCACTGTTTTCCAAGGCAAGATGGTATGAATGTTCCCTTAAAGCTGGAGATGTATTATTCATTCCTG cTTTATGGTTCCATAATGTAATTTCTGAAGAGTTTGGAGTGGGAGTGAATGTCTTCTGGAAGCACCTTCCATCTGAATGCTATGATAAAACAGATACCTATGGAAACAAAGATCCCACAGCAGCATCAAGAGCTGCACAAATTTTGGACAGAGCCTTAAAAACCCTGGCTGAATTACCAGAGGAATATAGGGACTTTTATGCCCGGCGAATGGTCTTGCACATTCAAGACAAAGCCTACAGCAAAAactttgaataa
- the TYW5 gene encoding tRNA wybutosine-synthesizing protein 5 isoform X1 codes for MSACRFTRVTEFKGAIFHCTEPNRLKNFHWSWILTNRKPLVLEGIDLGACTSRWTVDYLSQVGGRKEVKIHVAAVAQMDFISKNFVYRTLPFDKLVQRAAEEKHKEFFISEDEKYYLRSLGEDPRKDVADIRKQFPLLEGDIKFPQFFKEEQFFSSVFRISSPGLQLWTHYDVMDNFLIQVTGKKRVVLFSPRDAQYLYLSGTKSEVLNIDNPDLAKYPLFSKARWYECSLKAGDVLFIPALWFHNVISEEFGVGVNVFWKHLPSECYDKTDTYGNKDPTAASRAAQILDRALKTLAELPEEYRDFYARRMVLHIQDKAYSKNFE; via the exons ATGAGCGCCTGTCGGTTTACTCGAGTTACTGAATTCAAAGGAGCAATTTTTCACTGCACTGAGCCGAATCGCCTGAAAAACTTCCACTGGTCTTGGATTCTAACTAAC AGAAAGCCTCTAGTGTTGGAAGGAATTGATTTGGGGGCATGTACAAGCAGATGGACAGTGGATTACCTAAGCCAAGTTGGAGGGAGGAAAGAGGTGAAGATTCATGTTGCTGCAGTTGCCCAGATGGACTTCATTAGTAAGAACTTTGTATATAG AACTTTACCTTTTGACAAGTTGGTCCAGAGAGCAGCTGAAGAAAAGCATAAAGAATTCTTTATTTCAGAG GATGAGAAGTACTATCTTCGATCACTTGGAGAAGACCCTAGAAAG GATGTTGCAGATATCAGAAAGCAATTTCCTTTATTGGAAGGAGATATTAAGTTTCCACAATTCTTCAAAGAAGAGCAGTTCTTTTCCAGTGTTTTTCGAATTAGCTCACCAGGGTTACAGCTTTGGACCCACTATGAT GTAATGGATAACTTCTTAATACAAGTAACAGGAAAAAAGCGTGTTGTACTGTTCAGTCCACGAGATgcccaatatttatatttatcag GTACTAAATCAGAAGTACTGAATATAGATAACCCAGACTTAGCTAAATATCCACTGTTTTCCAAGGCAAGATGGTATGAATGTTCCCTTAAAGCTGGAGATGTATTATTCATTCCTG cTTTATGGTTCCATAATGTAATTTCTGAAGAGTTTGGAGTGGGAGTGAATGTCTTCTGGAAGCACCTTCCATCTGAATGCTATGATAAAACAGATACCTATGGAAACAAAGATCCCACAGCAGCATCAAGAGCTGCACAAATTTTGGACAGAGCCTTAAAAACCCTGGCTGAATTACCAGAGGAATATAGGGACTTTTATGCCCGGCGAATGGTCTTGCACATTCAAGACAAAGCCTACAGCAAAAactttgaataa